The following proteins are co-located in the Perca fluviatilis chromosome 22, GENO_Pfluv_1.0, whole genome shotgun sequence genome:
- the dtx3l1 gene encoding E3 ubiquitin-protein ligase DTX3L1 — MGSGQSSEKVYCNRYLNGKGPPSLEQQAKEGLNGIPRGVTGCQPQGQMTWVILHRDLPGFPDDNTVQINYIFPDGIQTEKHPHPGNPYAGLRLCAYLPDNREGKRVLKLLEKAFNQQLLFTVTTNKDGKDTVTTASVPLKTHPDGGNKVDGYPDSDYLKTVRKLLRDKGIE, encoded by the exons aTGGGCTCTGGTCAGAGCAGCGAAAAAGTCTACTGCAACCGCTACCTGAACGGAAAGGGTCCTCCATCACTGGAACAACAAG CTAAGGAAGGGCTGAATGGGATCCCCAGAGGAGTGACTGGCTGCCAGCCACAGGGCCAGATGACCTGGGTGATCCTCCACAGAGACCTGCCGGGATTCCCTGACGACAACACCGTGCAGATCAACTACATATTCCCAGATGGAATACAGACA GAGAAACATCCCCACCCGGGCAACCCTTACGCAGGGCTGCGGCTCTGTGCTTACCTGCCAGACAACCGTGAGGGCAAGAGGGTTCTAAAGCTGCTGGAGAAGGCCTTCAACCAGCAGCTCTTGTTTACTGTCACcaccaacaaagatggaaaggACACGGTCACTACAGCTTCCGTCCCCCTAAAAACACATCCAGATGGAGGGAACAAAGT TGATGGCTACCCAGATTCCGACTACCTGAAAACTGTGAGAAAGCTACTGAGGGATAAAGGCATtgaataa